One window from the genome of Natronomonas pharaonis DSM 2160 encodes:
- a CDS encoding DUF7285 family protein: MWSSRDSGQTEPLAALVAVFALGVGLTLYAGALDSVWPLLSGTHETAALAVDATASEAADFGVVAPPITEAAAAASPAGYRLNATLRADGRMWHAGQPRPADADCDRRTVSVRTAPGRVSRGLLEVCVWRGL, translated from the coding sequence GCGGCGCTTGTCGCGGTGTTCGCACTCGGCGTCGGGCTGACGCTCTACGCCGGGGCGTTGGATTCCGTGTGGCCGCTGCTGTCAGGTACCCACGAAACCGCGGCGTTAGCCGTGGATGCTACCGCGAGTGAGGCCGCCGACTTCGGCGTCGTTGCGCCGCCGATTACGGAGGCTGCTGCGGCGGCGAGTCCGGCCGGATACCGGCTGAACGCGACGCTTCGGGCCGATGGACGAATGTGGCACGCCGGCCAGCCACGACCGGCCGACGCCGACTGTGACCGGCGGACGGTGTCAGTGCGGACCGCCCCCGGGCGCGTCAGCCGCGGCCTGTTGGAGGTGTGCGTGTGGCGCGGGCTGTGA
- a CDS encoding DUF7284 family protein gives MARAVSTVLDVTVCLLLVGVAVVTLATAVPGAGEEPSAPDGGDAAAAELGTVTASVSSDGATRHDTLAGHLARAAVANTTVGGEPVAATGYPDAAAEAVRNRSGDRTHVTARWRPLGDASTSGTVTVGRPPPRTADVSVTTFTVESGLRPATAASDPATSLANAYVAWLFPPERTRGLLVDSRTAPAAKEQYTETAATLDTAVDAPLAEANAETVNERLSTALAERIKTVSEGHGDVDSLETPSEEVAVVVRRWEP, from the coding sequence GTGGCGCGGGCTGTGAGTACCGTCCTCGATGTGACAGTCTGTCTCCTGCTCGTCGGCGTCGCCGTCGTTACGTTGGCCACGGCGGTGCCGGGCGCAGGCGAAGAGCCATCGGCACCGGACGGCGGCGATGCGGCGGCAGCGGAGCTGGGGACGGTGACTGCAAGCGTCAGTAGCGATGGTGCAACCCGTCACGACACGCTGGCCGGCCATCTCGCCCGCGCGGCGGTCGCGAACACGACCGTCGGCGGCGAGCCGGTCGCTGCGACCGGCTATCCCGACGCGGCAGCTGAAGCGGTGCGGAACCGAAGCGGCGACCGGACACACGTCACCGCCCGGTGGCGACCCCTCGGTGACGCGTCCACCTCAGGAACGGTGACGGTCGGTCGGCCGCCGCCCCGGACAGCCGACGTTTCGGTGACAACGTTCACCGTCGAGAGCGGCCTCCGGCCTGCGACTGCGGCGTCCGACCCAGCCACATCGCTCGCGAACGCGTACGTGGCGTGGCTCTTCCCGCCGGAGCGAACGCGTGGGCTGCTGGTCGATTCCCGGACCGCGCCGGCCGCCAAGGAACAGTATACGGAGACGGCGGCGACTCTCGACACGGCGGTCGATGCGCCATTAGCAGAGGCCAACGCCGAGACGGTAAACGAGCGGCTGTCGACGGCGTTGGCAGAGCGAATCAAAACGGTAAGCGAAGGACACGGCGACGTCGACAGCCTCGAAACGCCGTCTGAAGAGGTAGCAGTGGTCGTCCGGCGGTGGGAGCCGTGA